One part of the Vicia villosa cultivar HV-30 ecotype Madison, WI linkage group LG6, Vvil1.0, whole genome shotgun sequence genome encodes these proteins:
- the LOC131611519 gene encoding uncharacterized protein LOC131611519, translating to MLPVPDMVSETTLLRDAIGSFVAWPSELITISDETAPIKPAIKGKGILQEEESVASLKEASARESQQVTQQVRSVPPTGPPKIAAKKGGAFVPRYRTTLATMVDMSDLKDGALREINMDESVFGIEFKSHIAIDDLEEIFTHEQLGVGNMHSYIR from the exons atgctaccggtacctgacatggtctcagagacgacattgctgcgagatgcaataggatcatttgttgcatggccctcggagctcattaccattagtgatgag actgctcctataaaacccgcaattaagggtaaagggattttacaggaggaggagtctgttgcatcactaaaagag gcatccgctcgggagtcacaacaagtgacgcagcaagttcgtagcgtaccacccactggtcctccgaagatagcggcaaaaaaaggcggtgcttttgtgcctcgataccggacgacgctcgcaacaatggttgatatgtccgatttgaaggatggtgctttacgtgaaatcaatatggatgaaagtgtcttcggtattgaattcaagtcacatattgcaattgatgacttggaagagatttttacgcatgaacaactaggcgtcggtaatatgcactcatacatccggtaa